A genome region from Pyrenophora tritici-repentis strain M4 chromosome 9, whole genome shotgun sequence includes the following:
- a CDS encoding Fungal-trans multi-domain protein: MSTMITFAANNEFFRKRKRVHRACESCKRRRKRCSHTFDDEAEQGNSGRNTQSGHSPSEPASAHYHPHDPRGPRGDSHPHGHAHSTMPPSQSPASDHTAQTPPNFLGYLNPEAVLREQVHSERGKAVQSPGHPPIGQWIPERDQRPTSTQSGPSTSRIVETGPHSNQENQISRALQTYLNAVGVNILPSRENQAILLEIYFNYVHPLLPLVDKELFYEQYHHGRESRVLMQAICIVASKHASAAKHLYLDNDTASLPMSPREFSQRLYNAVIVGIEAKLEKNRVVLIQVLALISLHCEGPDGAEQASMHLAQAIHHAHTFGLQFGHQWKNQSSESQGNLEDVFWCLWSLDKINACMNGRPLLMHDRDNSLRQLPSDPEKRSSPFGIWLQISEMLDKVIDYYRPGRAVEETGWEGDDFLGFEEMVGDGEDKLDGPIMSLLSLFHHTMCMASHKSLSINAPVKSTPSYVRQSLSATRVIHLLNAEPPEMLPPLPIVPYALGVALSVVYRHFRSRRLKVHVNRATEELKQCVRLLDRLRNAWWSAGTTADLGRAVLSNAAGRNTNAVNTPIPVPAEPRHTEPKTEPPTPQSTHSGQLPPPNHPQHWPQDIETRIDPRLQQHQPHPHANSPMTSLLNPISTPNPGQHPTSSERADRAPMAAGPPAGFSFAEQSPDWLNFDAAFENFEGLLGSSGADLSNELFRPLNYETLEGFLDPAA; the protein is encoded by the exons ATGTCGACGATGATCACTTTTGCGGCCAACAACGAGTTTTTCAGGAAACGCAAGC GCGTCCACCGCGCATGCGAATCATGCAAGAGACGCAGA AAGCGTTGTAGCCATACTTTCGACGACGAGGCAGAACAGGGAAATAGCGGGAGGAATACCCAAAGTGGACATTCACCCTCGGAACCTGCGAGCGCGCACTACCATCCTCATGATCCAAGAGGGCCCCGTGGGGACTCGCATCCTCACGGCCATGCACACTCCACAATGCCGCCGTCGCAAAGTCCCGCCTCGGATCACACCGCCCAAACACCACCAAACTTCCTAGGCTACCTGAATCCGGAAGCCGTCTTACGAGAGCAAGTTCATTCCGAGCGTGGAAAGGCCGTTCAGTCACCCGGTCATCCTCCCATCGGACAGTGGATCCCAGAGCGGGACCAGCGACCAACGTCGACACAGTCTGGGCCGAGTACGTCCCGTATTGTTGAGACCGGTCCGCATTCTAACCAGGAGAATCAAATCTCACGGGCGCTTCAAACCTACCTGAATGCGGTCGGCGTTAATATCTTGCCGTCACGAGAAAACCAAGCTATACTGCTCGAAATCTACTTCAACTATGTGCATCCACTGTTGCCACTCGTCGACAAGGAACTCTTCTATGAACAGTACCATCACGGTAGAGAATCGCGGGTCCTTATGCAAGCGATATGTATCGTAGCATCGAAACACGCTTCGGCTGCGAAGCATCTGTATCTAGACAACGACACTGCTTCTCTGCCAATGAGCCCACGGGAGTTTTCTCAGAGACTGTATAATGCCGTCATTGTCGGTATCGAGGCAAAGCTGGAGAAGAATCGTGTCGTGCTGATTCAAGTACTTGCTCTGATTTCCCTACATTGCGAGGGTCCAGATGGCGCCGAACAAGCTTCAATGCACCTAGCCCAAGCTATCCATCACGCACATACATTCGGCCTGCAATTTGGACATCAATGGAAGAACCAGAGTTCGGAATCCCAAGGTAACTTGGAAGACGTCTTCTGGTGTCTATGGAGTCTTGACAAGATCAATGCTTGTATGAATGGGCGACCATTGCTTATGCACGATCGAGATAACAGCCTGAGGCAGTTACCATCAGATCCAGAGAAGCGGTCAAGCCCGTTCGGTATCTGGCTGCAGATATCTGAGATGCTGGACAAGGTCATAGATTACTATCGGCCCGGAAGGGCTGTGGAAGAGACTGGTTGGGAAGGCGATGACTTCTTGGGTTTCGAAGAGATGGTTGGTGATGGTGAAGATAAGTTGGACGGTCCCATTATGA GCCTCCTCTCACTCTTCCACCACACCATGTGCATGGCCTCACATAAGTCACTCTCCATCAACGCCCCTGTCAAATCAACACCATCATACGTCCGCCAAAGTCTGTCAGCAACACGAGTCATCCACCTCCTTAACGCAGAACCGCCAGAAATGCTCCCACCGCTCCCCATCGTACCCTATGCGCTGGGTGTAGCTTTGAGTGTGGTATATCGCCACTTCCGGTCTCGCCGCTTAAAGGTTCACGTCAACCGCGCCACAGAGGAACTGAAGCAGTGTGTTCGTCTTCTTGACCGGCTACGCAACGCATGGTGGTCCGCCGGTACAACAGCAGATCTCGGTCGCGCAGTTCTCAGCAACGCCGCGGGACGCAACACCAACGCGGTCAACACACCCATACCCGTGCCAGCAGAACCCCGTCACACTGAACCGAAAACCGAACCTCCAACCCCACAGAGCACGCACAGCGGGCAACTACCACCGCCAAACCACCCCCAGCATTGGCCGCAAGACATTGAAACACGAATCGACCCGCGTCttcaacaacaccaacctcacccCCACGCCAACTCTCCCATGACCAGCCTCCTCAATCCCATCTCCACACCAAACCCCGGCCAACATCCTACAAGCAGCGAGCGTGCAGACCGAGCTCCCATGGCCGCCGGCCCTCCTGCTGGCTTCAGTTTCGCCGAGCAAAGCCCAGATTGGCTCAACTTTGACGCGGCGTTTGAAAACTTCGAGGGCTTGTTGGGAAGCAGTGGTGCGGATTTGAGTAATGAGCTTTTCAGGCCATTGAATTATGAGACTCTCGAGGGGTTTCTAGATCCTGCTGCTTAG
- a CDS encoding SPS1, Serine-threonine protein kinase, with protein MYPTPPASPTQNGFCAPEDRLGQILAGRLQLTGILGVGAYGVVYTAVDIQTNIPYAVKALNKVGLEPRQRKFQQREIQLHHQASAHPNVVSLVKIMDAPDCTYVVIEYCPEGDLFSNITEQGKYVGNDAMAKRAFLQILDAVEYCHSIGIYHRDLKPENVLVTDQGMTCKLADFGLATTDHVTSDFGCGSTFYMSPECQTSAPKAYSCYASAPNDVWSLGVMLVNLTCGRNPWKRASFEDSTFRAFMKDPKFLRTILPVSTELDAILRRMFEFNPAKRATIPEIREMILRCSAFTATKSAVSTPLPSPPFSPVDYNQDPAFNTYYQAPAVPQFAPLPGSAYAPSPFQHSTSSGSSNSDNDSVSSACSSASSASSTSSYQHVSSSQLPKFSSRVPQPQQYVTPQQPSNTWFQPFIQAANLVKHVSFQPSMMAAPVHVY; from the exons ATGTACCCAACACCCCCAGCTTCTCCCACCCAAAATGGATTTTGCGCGCCCGAGGACCGCCTAGGTCAGATCCTCGCCGGACGACTGCAGTTGACTGGCATTCTCGGTGTAGGAGCCTACGGCGTTGTCTACACTGCCGTGGACATCCAAACCAACATTCCCTATGCCGTAAAGGCACTAAACAAGGTCGGCCTTGAGCCTCGCCAGAGGAAGTTCCAGCAACGTGAGATCCAGCTGCATCACCAGGCCAGCGCTCACCCCAATGTTGTCTCTCTGGTTAAGATCATGGATGCCCCCGACTGCACATACGTTGTCATTGAATACTGCCCAGAAGGTGACCTGTTCTCAAACATCACCGAGCAGGGCAAGTACGTTGGAAACGATGCCATGGCCAAGCGCGCTTTTCTTCAGATTTTGGATGCTGTCGAGTACTGCCACTCTATTGGAATCTACCACCGGGACCTCAAGCCTGAGAACGTTCTTGTCACTGACCAAGGAATGACCTGCAAATTGGCCGACTTTGGACTTGCCACTACCGACCACGTCACCTCTGACTTTGGATGCGGCTCCACTTTCTATATGTCTCCAG AATGTCAGACATCAGCTCCCAAGGCCTACTCATGCTACGCGTCGGCGCCCAATGACGTCTGGAGCCTCGGCGTTATGCTAGTCAACCTCACATGTGGACGCAACCCATGGAAGCGTGCTTCTTTCGAGGACAGCACCTTCCGCGCCTTCATGAAGGACCCCAAGTTCCTCAGGACCATTCTTCCCGTTTCCACTGAACTCGACGCCATCCTTAGGCGCATGTTTGAGTTCAACCCTGCTAAGAGGGCGACGATTCCTGAGATTCGCGAGATGATCCTCCGATGCTCAGCTTTCACTGCCACAAAGTCAGCCGTCTCAACACCCCTGCCTTCTCCTCCTTTCAGCCCGGTCGACTACAACCAGGATCCCGCTTTCAACACCTACTACCAAGCGCCTGCTGTACCCCAGTTCGCTCCTCTTCCTGGTTCGGCTTACGCACCATCACCCTTCCAGCACTCTACCTCTTCTGGAAGCTCAAACTCGGACAACGACTCGGTCTCTTCCGCATGCTCATCGGCTTCGTCGGCTTCTTCGACTTCTTCGTACCAACACGTTTCTTCTTCGCAGCTTCCCAAGTTTTCGTCTCGCGTACCCCAGCCGCAGCAATACGTTACCCCTCAACAACCTTCCAACACTTGGTTCCAGCCTTTTATTCAGGCAGCCAACCTTGTCAAGCATGTGTCCTTTCAGCCTTCCATGATGGCCGCCCCGGTCCATGTTTACTAG